A genome region from Nocardiopsis exhalans includes the following:
- a CDS encoding helix-turn-helix domain-containing protein, translating to MFSAELRLRRQQAGMSLEALARKIHYSKSHLSKLENGAKKPSRELARACDAALGADGQLSRLIPGNNPGNAPGDTPSRADDQAEPPTDDQEVWLMSMTPDGQTGFAGMDRRTALSLGALSVLGAGAGSGAGAGSALGGTAPRARTDTEPALASFRTQLGELRTMGQHMAPTMVFPIAIAQTNALRQLARSAPPAQRGAALRLAARFAEYTGWMAQESGSEQRALWWTDTAVSLAEAGGDREMGEYALVRRALVTMYAHDSPQTIALAQHAQRAPETSPRVRGLAAKREAQGHALAGDLLSCERALERARALLASGGATPGSGRGHGPEVLGSRHVSDPVGVTRGWCLVDLGRAEEAAQLLDQECALLPADAVRARTRFGVRRAIAHALSGEVDHSCAITTELLTGASEVDSATVRLDLRRLHQTLARYHGHRSVRELSPVLLATLSGA from the coding sequence ATGTTCAGTGCCGAGCTCCGCCTCCGTCGGCAGCAGGCCGGGATGAGCCTTGAAGCGCTGGCCCGGAAGATCCACTACAGCAAGAGCCACCTGAGCAAACTGGAGAACGGCGCGAAGAAACCCTCCCGGGAACTGGCCCGGGCCTGCGACGCCGCCCTCGGCGCCGACGGGCAGCTCTCCCGCCTCATCCCGGGGAACAACCCGGGGAACGCGCCGGGCGATACCCCGAGCCGTGCCGACGACCAGGCGGAGCCTCCCACGGACGACCAGGAGGTATGGCTCATGAGCATGACACCGGACGGCCAGACGGGCTTCGCCGGAATGGACCGCCGCACCGCCCTCTCCCTCGGCGCTCTCTCCGTTCTGGGCGCGGGAGCGGGCTCCGGGGCGGGTGCCGGTTCCGCACTCGGCGGCACCGCCCCGCGCGCACGCACCGACACCGAACCCGCCCTGGCCAGCTTCCGCACCCAGCTGGGTGAGCTCAGGACCATGGGGCAGCACATGGCGCCGACCATGGTCTTCCCCATCGCCATCGCCCAGACGAACGCACTCCGCCAGCTGGCCAGATCCGCGCCCCCGGCCCAGCGGGGCGCGGCACTGCGCCTGGCCGCCCGGTTCGCCGAGTACACGGGGTGGATGGCCCAGGAGAGCGGATCGGAACAGCGGGCCCTGTGGTGGACGGACACCGCCGTGTCCCTGGCCGAGGCGGGCGGCGACCGGGAGATGGGCGAGTACGCGCTGGTCCGCCGGGCTCTGGTCACCATGTACGCGCACGACAGTCCCCAGACCATCGCCCTGGCGCAGCACGCGCAGCGCGCTCCCGAGACGTCGCCGCGGGTGCGGGGACTGGCCGCCAAACGCGAGGCTCAGGGGCACGCACTCGCCGGTGACCTGCTCTCCTGTGAGCGCGCGCTGGAGCGCGCACGCGCGCTCCTCGCCTCAGGCGGGGCGACCCCTGGGAGCGGGCGCGGGCACGGACCGGAGGTACTGGGTTCGAGGCACGTCAGCGACCCGGTGGGGGTTACCCGGGGGTGGTGCCTGGTCGATCTGGGGCGTGCGGAGGAGGCCGCTCAGCTCCTGGACCAGGAGTGCGCGCTGCTTCCGGCGGACGCCGTGCGGGCCCGGACCCGGTTCGGGGTGCGCCGGGCGATCGCCCACGCCCTGTCCGGGGAGGTCGACCACTCCTGCGCGATCACCACCGAACTCCTGACCGGGGCCTCGGAAGTGGACTCGGCCACAGTCCGGTTGGACCTGCGCCGACTGCACCAGACGCTCGCCCGGTATCACGGCCACCGTTCGGTGCGGGAGCTCTCACCGGTGCTGCTGGCCACCCTGAGTGGGGCCTGA
- a CDS encoding DMT family transporter has translation MSETAGGSVYLAYLFLAGTVALEVVGAIASRYSEGFTRPLPTAVTVVTIVGAYYLFALALHEGLGIGVAYAVWAAVGIVAVTLIGVFALRDRITRTQVAGVVLTVVGVLALQLGG, from the coding sequence GTGTCAGAGACCGCAGGAGGCTCCGTGTACCTCGCCTATCTTTTCCTCGCCGGAACCGTCGCCCTGGAGGTCGTGGGCGCCATCGCCAGCCGCTACTCGGAAGGGTTCACCCGCCCGCTGCCCACCGCGGTCACCGTGGTGACGATCGTCGGCGCCTACTACCTCTTCGCCCTGGCCCTGCACGAAGGGCTCGGCATCGGTGTGGCCTACGCGGTCTGGGCGGCCGTGGGGATCGTGGCCGTCACCCTCATCGGGGTGTTCGCGCTCCGGGACCGGATCACCCGCACCCAGGTCGCGGGGGTCGTCCTGACCGTGGTCGGGGTCCTCGCCCTCCAGCTCGGCGGCTGA
- a CDS encoding DMT family transporter — MAWLFLIAALLSEMVGATATGVSEGFTRPIAVLVAVPTVLAAYYLLALALKRGMAVGVAYGVWTAAGVAIVALIGVFFLGDSLTPVQIAGLALVMAGALALELGRARLPEEPRASREPVRP, encoded by the coding sequence ATGGCCTGGCTCTTCCTGATCGCCGCGCTGCTGTCCGAGATGGTGGGCGCCACCGCCACCGGGGTATCCGAGGGGTTCACCCGCCCGATCGCGGTCCTGGTGGCGGTCCCGACCGTCCTGGCCGCCTACTACCTGCTCGCGCTCGCTCTCAAACGAGGTATGGCGGTGGGCGTCGCCTACGGCGTGTGGACCGCCGCGGGCGTGGCGATCGTCGCCCTCATCGGGGTGTTCTTCCTCGGTGACAGCCTCACCCCGGTCCAGATCGCCGGACTGGCCCTGGTGATGGCGGGCGCCCTCGCCCTGGAACTGGGTCGGGCCCGCCTTCCCGAGGAGCCGCGGGCCTCCAGGGAACCGGTTCGGCCCTGA
- a CDS encoding TetR/AcrR family transcriptional regulator produces MSGTAERVDGRRARGERRREEIIAATLRVVERDGVAGVTHRAVAREADVPASSAVYYFKTMDDLLVAALTAASDTYIDQLAGLRSSPGEAVAGLARVIASARGEGRARALAERELNLLAARRPALRPVARRWRDAVSEVARGQGADDLTVRQFAATADGLCARILLGDEDLTEARITETLQHALRGD; encoded by the coding sequence GTGAGCGGCACGGCGGAGCGGGTCGACGGGCGTCGGGCCCGGGGTGAGCGCAGGCGCGAGGAGATCATCGCCGCCACGCTCCGGGTCGTGGAACGCGACGGTGTCGCCGGGGTCACCCACCGGGCGGTCGCCCGCGAGGCGGACGTCCCGGCCAGCTCCGCCGTCTACTACTTCAAGACCATGGACGACCTGCTGGTCGCCGCGCTGACCGCCGCCTCGGACACCTACATCGACCAGCTGGCCGGTCTTCGGAGTTCGCCGGGTGAGGCCGTGGCGGGGCTGGCCCGGGTGATCGCCTCCGCCCGCGGCGAGGGGCGCGCCCGGGCGCTGGCCGAACGCGAGCTCAACCTGCTGGCCGCCCGCCGCCCGGCCCTGCGCCCGGTCGCCCGGCGCTGGCGCGACGCGGTCTCGGAGGTGGCCCGGGGCCAGGGCGCCGACGACCTGACCGTCCGCCAGTTCGCCGCCACCGCGGACGGCCTGTGCGCCCGGATCCTGCTCGGCGACGAGGACCTCACCGAGGCCCGCATCACCGAGACCCTCCAGCACGCCCTGCGAGGCGACTGA
- a CDS encoding ABC transporter ATP-binding protein, with product MKDSRASAPTPPPGPTRQAVDLVKRYGEGEAAVTAVAGVSLGFTPGEFTAVMGPSGSGKSTLMNLLAGLDAPTSGQVLVQGQDLARLDDRRLTRLRRERIGFVFQAFNLLPALTAEQNILLPLRLAGQRPDRAYFDEVIGSLRIGDRLGHRPTELSGGQQQRVAVARALLTRPAVLFADEPTGALDVTAGRELLERLRSAGTELGQTIVMVTHDPTAATYADRVLMMSDGALRGALEKPATHEVLAAMARTEH from the coding sequence GTGAAGGACAGCAGGGCGAGCGCACCGACCCCACCACCCGGTCCCACACGCCAGGCGGTCGACCTGGTCAAGAGATACGGGGAGGGCGAGGCCGCGGTCACCGCCGTGGCCGGGGTGAGCCTCGGCTTCACCCCGGGGGAGTTCACCGCGGTCATGGGGCCCTCCGGCTCCGGCAAGTCCACGCTGATGAACCTGCTCGCCGGGCTGGACGCCCCCACCTCGGGGCAGGTCCTGGTCCAGGGGCAGGACCTGGCCCGACTGGACGACCGGAGACTCACCCGGCTACGACGCGAACGGATCGGCTTCGTCTTCCAGGCCTTCAACCTGCTGCCCGCCCTCACCGCGGAACAGAACATCCTGCTCCCGCTCAGACTCGCCGGACAGCGCCCGGACCGCGCCTACTTCGACGAGGTGATCGGATCCCTGCGGATCGGGGACCGGCTCGGCCACCGGCCCACGGAGCTGTCCGGCGGACAACAACAACGGGTCGCGGTCGCCCGCGCCCTACTCACCCGGCCCGCCGTGCTCTTCGCAGACGAACCCACCGGCGCCCTGGACGTCACCGCCGGGCGCGAACTGCTCGAACGCCTGCGCAGCGCCGGCACCGAACTCGGCCAGACCATCGTCATGGTCACCCACGACCCCACCGCCGCGACCTACGCCGACCGGGTCCTGATGATGTCCGACGGCGCCCTGCGCGGGGCCCTGGAAAAACCCGCCACCCACGAGGTCCTCGCCGCCATGGCCCGGACGGAGCACTGA
- a CDS encoding FtsX-like permease family protein: MRTLAWAQIRAYPARLLSVLLAIVLGTLFLAATAVFSTTSNAGLRAVAAAPLTAADLIVDRDTEAADPGPDWPDPIAAHPDITAVTEYHARTVQLVTDGLRGSANVYSIADDPGLRWFDLTEGTWPTSPGEVVADTATLDALDLRVGDPVQVITEVDENQTRPESIESKDTGAGTEEGRGGTLTVVGSVAPGFQPLTGVQYTLYAPEAYFAGDSPFSVMASVADGVSAEEVVAGLAAALPGDLYPMTADERAQLAADRFAGGSQQLGLLLLVFALIALLSAAMVIANTFTILLAQRRRDTALLRLVGAERGQVRALVVTEALLIGSAGALVGVGTGIAVGYAGAALTGLAGAGLHLSPLALVGCFLVGVGTTVIAAWSPARKAAGTAPIEALRSAVPDGGVRLRAVHVLGGVLAALGVGGMLAGAWTRALPLAIGGGFVGAVGLLLALRYLIARLIHLVHGPLRRMGGVAELAGANLRRDTGRAATATLTLVLGLGLITALTTAAATGRATIDGDLDARYPVDVSARVDEGSVAPDTVDLVRRIEGLELVEAPRTERVTLAGLDEVTLVGVSPELAEATGTTTLLGADSGAAPVMLLSGEQLRTLGVEPGERAELTVDGAGRSFTVHPSNLATASGTEAPVVRADVLDAMTEDREQGMVWGVAAPGADRDALATQMNLVAGADPDIMLSGALSERGDLTEVLDLLVALALVMLLVTVVISSIGVTNTLGLSVLERTRESALLRALGLTRGGLRGTLVAEATVIALLGAVSGLLIGVPYGVVGVGAIVGGTAPLVVSLPWGQLALILLAALVIGALAPLLPARRAARIAPAQGLSGD, translated from the coding sequence ATGCGAACCCTCGCCTGGGCGCAGATCCGCGCCTACCCCGCCCGCCTGCTCTCCGTGCTGCTGGCGATCGTGCTCGGCACCCTCTTCCTGGCGGCCACCGCCGTGTTCTCCACGACCTCCAACGCGGGTCTACGCGCGGTGGCCGCGGCTCCGCTCACCGCCGCCGACCTCATCGTGGACCGGGACACCGAGGCCGCCGACCCCGGCCCGGACTGGCCGGACCCGATCGCCGCCCACCCGGACATCACCGCCGTCACCGAGTACCACGCCCGCACGGTCCAGCTCGTCACCGACGGCCTCCGGGGCAGCGCCAACGTCTACAGCATCGCCGACGACCCCGGCCTGCGCTGGTTCGACCTGACCGAGGGCACCTGGCCCACCTCCCCCGGCGAGGTGGTCGCCGACACCGCCACCCTGGACGCCCTGGACCTCCGGGTGGGTGACCCGGTCCAGGTCATCACGGAGGTGGACGAGAACCAGACCAGACCCGAATCCATCGAGTCGAAGGACACCGGGGCCGGGACCGAAGAGGGCCGGGGCGGCACGCTCACGGTGGTGGGGAGTGTGGCCCCGGGGTTCCAGCCGCTGACCGGGGTGCAGTACACGCTCTACGCACCCGAGGCCTACTTCGCGGGGGACAGCCCGTTCAGCGTCATGGCCAGCGTGGCCGACGGGGTCTCCGCCGAGGAGGTGGTGGCGGGTCTGGCCGCCGCTCTTCCCGGGGACCTGTACCCGATGACCGCCGACGAGCGGGCCCAGCTGGCCGCCGACCGTTTCGCGGGCGGGTCCCAGCAGCTCGGCCTCCTCCTGCTCGTGTTCGCTCTCATCGCCCTGCTCTCGGCGGCGATGGTCATCGCCAACACCTTCACGATCCTGCTCGCGCAGCGCCGCCGGGACACCGCGCTGCTGCGTCTGGTGGGGGCGGAGCGCGGCCAGGTACGTGCGCTGGTGGTCACCGAGGCCCTGCTCATCGGTTCGGCCGGTGCCCTGGTCGGGGTCGGCACGGGGATCGCGGTCGGGTACGCGGGGGCCGCGCTGACCGGATTGGCCGGTGCCGGACTCCACCTGAGTCCCCTCGCGCTGGTCGGCTGCTTCCTGGTGGGGGTGGGCACGACCGTGATCGCTGCCTGGTCCCCGGCGCGCAAGGCCGCCGGCACCGCCCCGATCGAGGCGCTGCGTTCGGCGGTACCGGACGGCGGGGTGCGTCTGCGCGCGGTGCACGTCCTGGGTGGCGTGCTCGCGGCGCTCGGGGTGGGTGGCATGCTCGCCGGGGCGTGGACACGGGCTCTTCCGTTGGCCATCGGCGGCGGTTTCGTGGGGGCGGTCGGCCTGCTCCTGGCGCTGCGCTACCTCATCGCCCGGCTGATCCACCTGGTGCACGGCCCGCTGAGACGGATGGGCGGGGTCGCCGAGCTGGCCGGGGCCAACCTGCGGCGCGATACCGGCCGGGCCGCCACGGCCACGCTCACCCTGGTGCTGGGGCTCGGCCTGATCACCGCGCTCACCACGGCCGCCGCCACCGGGCGGGCCACCATCGACGGCGACCTGGACGCCCGTTACCCGGTGGACGTCAGCGCCCGGGTGGACGAGGGATCGGTGGCCCCGGACACCGTGGACCTGGTCCGGCGGATCGAGGGCCTGGAACTGGTGGAGGCGCCCCGTACCGAGCGGGTCACCCTGGCCGGTCTGGACGAGGTCACCCTGGTGGGGGTCTCCCCGGAGCTGGCCGAGGCCACGGGCACCACGACGCTCCTCGGGGCCGACTCCGGTGCTGCTCCCGTCATGTTGCTCTCCGGGGAGCAGTTGAGAACGCTCGGGGTCGAGCCGGGGGAGAGGGCCGAGCTCACGGTGGACGGCGCCGGGAGGTCCTTCACCGTGCACCCGTCCAACCTGGCCACCGCCTCCGGTACGGAAGCCCCGGTGGTGCGCGCGGATGTCCTGGACGCCATGACGGAGGACCGTGAGCAGGGCATGGTGTGGGGCGTGGCCGCCCCCGGGGCGGACCGGGACGCGCTCGCCACCCAGATGAACCTGGTCGCTGGGGCCGATCCGGACATCATGCTCAGCGGAGCACTCAGTGAACGGGGCGACCTCACCGAGGTCCTCGACCTCCTGGTCGCCCTGGCCCTGGTGATGCTGCTGGTCACCGTGGTCATCTCCAGCATCGGGGTGACCAACACGCTGGGCCTGTCCGTACTGGAGAGAACCCGGGAGTCCGCGCTGCTGAGAGCCCTGGGCCTCACCCGGGGCGGGCTGCGCGGCACACTCGTGGCCGAGGCCACGGTGATCGCCCTGCTCGGCGCCGTCTCGGGCCTGCTCATCGGGGTGCCCTACGGGGTGGTCGGGGTGGGCGCCATCGTTGGAGGGACGGCACCGCTGGTGGTGTCCCTGCCCTGGGGGCAGCTGGCTCTGATCCTGCTCGCCGCCTTGGTGATCGGTGCCCTCGCGCCTTTGCTCCCGGCCCGCCGGGCCGCCCGTATCGCCCCCGCCCAGGGCCTGAGCGGCGACTGA
- the tnpA gene encoding IS200/IS605 family transposase, with protein MTRKVRRFSGGVYDLGLHVVWCSKYRRPVLGGRVAQRLEELIRSKAGERGWEIIAVEVMPDHVHLFVKHGPKASASYVANQFKGHTSRVLREEFPHLRSKLPTLWSSSYFAASVGAVSADTVQRYIDTQWERPWKKGEGT; from the coding sequence GTGACTCGCAAGGTTCGCCGGTTCTCCGGTGGCGTGTACGACCTCGGGCTCCATGTCGTGTGGTGTTCGAAGTACCGCCGCCCGGTCCTTGGTGGACGTGTGGCACAGCGCTTGGAGGAACTGATCAGGTCCAAGGCCGGTGAGCGCGGGTGGGAGATCATCGCGGTTGAGGTGATGCCCGACCACGTGCACCTGTTCGTCAAGCACGGCCCCAAGGCATCGGCGTCATACGTCGCCAACCAGTTCAAGGGGCACACATCGCGTGTTCTGCGTGAGGAGTTCCCCCACCTTCGGTCGAAGCTCCCCACCCTGTGGTCGTCGTCGTACTTTGCCGCGTCCGTGGGAGCCGTGAGCGCTGACACGGTGCAGCGGTACATCGACACCCAGTGGGAACGCCCGTGGAAGAAGGGAGAGGGTACGTGA
- a CDS encoding RNA-guided endonuclease InsQ/TnpB family protein: protein MIRAYKFLLRPTKRQQASLTQMLRDHCSLYNGALQERRDAYAHPSKTKIRYGDQSAQLKEIRSFDPERQGRWSFSSQQATLRRLDKAFQAFFRRVKSGHKPGYPRFRGVGRFDTVVFPKDGDGCRWDSTPQDAVTRVRFQGVGHVRVHRHRPVKGRVKTVSVKREGGRWFVVVACDQVPAQPLEPTGRVTGIDMGVASFLTTSEGEHVDNPRFLARSAEKLTAAQRDLSAFPQRVKAQSRTRKHRAAQARVTRLHAKVRRQRVDHHHKVALDLIRSFDAIAHERLNIAGMTKKPAPKPDPEQQGAFLPNNAAAKAGLNKSIQDAGWGVFLGILAHKAESAGRELVPVDPRNTSRTCPREACGHVSADNRPSQEKFRCVRCGYTEHADRVGAVNVGVRAGLVLPVA from the coding sequence GTGATCCGCGCGTACAAGTTCCTTCTTCGCCCTACCAAGCGCCAACAGGCATCTCTCACGCAGATGCTGCGCGACCACTGCTCTTTGTACAACGGAGCATTGCAGGAACGCCGCGACGCCTACGCCCACCCCTCGAAGACGAAGATCAGGTACGGCGACCAGTCCGCGCAGCTCAAAGAGATCCGGTCGTTTGATCCCGAGCGGCAGGGGCGCTGGTCGTTCTCCTCCCAGCAAGCCACGTTGCGACGCCTGGACAAAGCGTTCCAAGCGTTCTTCCGCCGGGTGAAGTCCGGGCACAAGCCCGGGTATCCCCGGTTCCGTGGGGTAGGCCGGTTCGACACCGTGGTCTTTCCCAAGGACGGCGACGGATGCCGCTGGGACTCCACACCCCAAGATGCGGTGACCCGCGTCCGCTTCCAGGGTGTGGGACACGTGCGGGTCCACCGGCACCGGCCGGTCAAGGGCCGTGTGAAGACGGTCAGCGTCAAGCGCGAGGGCGGCCGGTGGTTCGTGGTTGTGGCCTGTGACCAGGTACCGGCCCAACCCCTGGAACCGACCGGGCGTGTGACCGGTATCGACATGGGGGTGGCCTCCTTCCTCACCACAAGCGAGGGCGAGCACGTCGACAACCCCCGGTTCCTCGCGCGCTCCGCTGAGAAGCTGACCGCCGCACAGCGCGACCTGTCCGCCTTCCCCCAGCGGGTCAAGGCGCAGAGCCGCACGCGCAAGCACCGTGCGGCACAGGCCAGGGTCACCCGGTTGCATGCAAAGGTGCGGCGTCAACGCGTCGATCACCACCACAAGGTCGCGCTTGACCTCATCCGTTCGTTCGACGCGATCGCACACGAACGCCTGAACATCGCGGGTATGACCAAGAAGCCCGCACCCAAGCCCGACCCCGAACAGCAAGGCGCTTTTCTTCCGAACAACGCCGCCGCCAAGGCCGGGCTGAACAAGAGCATTCAGGATGCGGGTTGGGGGGTGTTCCTGGGAATCCTCGCGCACAAGGCTGAGAGCGCCGGTCGTGAGTTGGTCCCGGTCGATCCCCGCAACACGTCGCGCACCTGCCCACGCGAGGCGTGCGGGCATGTGAGTGCGGACAACCGCCCCAGTCAGGAGAAGTTCCGTTGCGTCCGGTGCGGCTATACAGAGCACGCCGACCGGGTCGGGGCGGTCAACGTTGGTGTAAGGGCCGGGCTGGTCCTTCCTGTCGCCTGA
- a CDS encoding sensor histidine kinase gives MRPFPTPRRPGLAGHLALAAVLLLLLLALRWPLAIAAVPLPAVLTGRLSPDLRAAGALFAATLLTGAGYLLINGQPLSVWVTCLFLAVFALALPGLLGLYLRSTSDLARAGWERARTLNREAGLTAERARLRERSRIARDLHDAVGHELSLLSLGAGSLEMAADLPEERRRQAGQLRETAGRAAEQLMAAVGVLRADTETAPLTPAGESIAELVRNSREAGLDVSLEWDDAPRELPVMADRALYRVVQESLTNAAKHAPGAAPHVLLWSTPKGVRVRVTNPVPGEGRGPRQVPGAGSGLLGLRERIRLAGGDLKAGRSGRDWVVTALVPVAEPALPPSPGGEPSRTASRVRAAGGKPASEVDDRIEGHGASALHDVLWEGREVHIHQQVRRRTVWAIGTILMIPILMGLVGYTLLLLNSYQQAAAATLTPEEFEQLRLGQDRGSVEAVLHEGELYRGTLAESSQPPDPEGLVCRYYRSSRELTTDYDRYRLCFDSVRLVSAEVLTWGPGRPW, from the coding sequence ATGCGCCCGTTCCCTACCCCGCGTCGCCCTGGCCTGGCGGGGCACCTGGCCCTGGCCGCCGTTCTCCTGCTGCTCCTCCTCGCACTGCGCTGGCCGCTGGCGATCGCCGCGGTGCCCCTGCCCGCCGTCCTCACCGGCCGGCTGTCCCCGGACCTGCGCGCGGCGGGCGCTCTTTTCGCCGCGACCCTCCTGACCGGGGCGGGTTACCTGCTGATCAACGGCCAGCCCTTGAGCGTGTGGGTCACCTGCCTCTTCCTGGCCGTGTTCGCTTTGGCACTGCCGGGGCTGCTCGGCCTGTACCTGCGCAGCACCTCCGATCTCGCGCGGGCGGGCTGGGAACGAGCCCGGACCCTGAACCGGGAGGCGGGTCTGACGGCAGAACGGGCTCGGCTGCGGGAGCGTTCACGGATCGCCCGGGACCTACACGACGCCGTGGGGCACGAACTCAGCTTGCTCAGCCTGGGCGCGGGCAGTCTGGAGATGGCCGCGGACCTGCCCGAGGAGCGCCGCCGCCAGGCCGGGCAGCTGCGGGAGACCGCCGGACGGGCTGCCGAACAGCTCATGGCGGCGGTCGGGGTCCTGCGCGCGGACACCGAGACCGCACCGCTGACCCCGGCCGGTGAAAGCATCGCCGAGCTGGTACGGAATTCGCGCGAGGCGGGCCTGGACGTGTCCTTGGAGTGGGATGACGCTCCGCGTGAGCTCCCCGTGATGGCGGACCGCGCGCTCTACCGGGTGGTTCAGGAGTCGCTGACCAACGCCGCCAAACACGCCCCGGGAGCGGCCCCCCACGTACTGCTGTGGAGCACTCCGAAGGGTGTCCGGGTGCGGGTGACCAACCCCGTGCCCGGGGAGGGGCGCGGACCCCGTCAGGTCCCCGGCGCGGGCAGCGGCCTGCTGGGCCTGCGGGAACGGATCCGACTGGCCGGGGGCGACCTGAAAGCGGGGCGATCGGGACGGGACTGGGTGGTGACGGCCCTCGTTCCCGTGGCTGAGCCGGCCCTGCCGCCATCCCCTGGGGGAGAGCCGTCGCGGACCGCCTCGCGAGTGCGGGCGGCCGGTGGAAAGCCAGCCTCCGAGGTCGACGACCGGATCGAGGGCCACGGTGCGTCCGCCCTGCACGATGTGCTCTGGGAGGGCCGGGAAGTACACATCCACCAGCAGGTGCGCCGCCGCACTGTATGGGCGATCGGCACCATCCTGATGATCCCCATCCTGATGGGACTGGTGGGATACACGCTGCTGCTGTTGAACAGCTACCAGCAGGCGGCCGCCGCCACGCTCACCCCGGAGGAGTTCGAACAGCTGCGGCTGGGACAGGACCGGGGTTCGGTGGAGGCCGTGCTCCACGAGGGGGAGCTCTACCGGGGCACCTTGGCGGAGTCCTCCCAACCCCCGGATCCGGAGGGCCTGGTGTGCCGCTACTACCGGAGTTCGAGAGAGCTCACCACCGACTACGACAGGTACCGCCTGTGCTTCGACTCGGTAAGACTGGTGTCGGCCGAGGTGCTGACGTGGGGCCCGGGGAGGCCATGGTGA
- a CDS encoding DUF6157 family protein yields MGKRHTICYFDTFITVSPDSAAPGAIEPPVAAKPSVAAMTFEMISEAPYAYTSDDVLFTVWADRKEIPEAERGQAREEFFAKPKACFRTSDLGKRYGWGIHSDERGRVALYAMGSAEYEAFASGTSPFTGGPVNVKAALRATRR; encoded by the coding sequence ATGGGAAAGCGACACACGATCTGCTACTTCGACACGTTCATCACGGTCTCTCCGGACTCGGCCGCACCGGGCGCGATCGAGCCTCCGGTGGCCGCGAAGCCCTCGGTCGCGGCGATGACCTTCGAGATGATCTCCGAGGCGCCGTACGCGTACACCTCGGACGATGTTCTGTTCACGGTGTGGGCCGACCGGAAGGAGATCCCGGAGGCGGAGCGCGGGCAGGCACGTGAGGAGTTCTTCGCCAAGCCCAAGGCCTGCTTCCGCACCAGTGACCTGGGCAAGCGCTACGGGTGGGGAATCCATTCCGATGAGAGGGGGCGCGTGGCCCTGTACGCCATGGGTTCGGCCGAGTACGAGGCCTTCGCGTCGGGCACCTCCCCGTTCACCGGCGGACCCGTCAACGTCAAGGCCGCCTTACGCGCCACTCGACGCTGA
- a CDS encoding PadR family transcriptional regulator yields the protein MAHVILGMLLISQQSLYDLIKTFGQTVSLFYSASAGSIKRALDGLLSRGLIEVASVDAGARGRKVYRVTETGREEFRTWMTGELGGTDTEAAALSRLYFLGLLAPQERGPVLGRIIESYESDLARLSALDEQIDARNVPEGYQDVIAYQRATLDYGLATQRFAIAWFREQADRHR from the coding sequence ATGGCCCACGTGATCCTCGGGATGCTCCTCATTTCCCAACAGTCCCTCTACGACCTCATCAAGACGTTCGGGCAGACGGTCTCGCTCTTCTACAGCGCCAGCGCGGGGAGCATCAAACGCGCCCTGGACGGCCTGCTGTCCCGAGGGCTGATCGAGGTCGCCAGCGTCGACGCCGGAGCACGCGGCCGGAAGGTCTACCGGGTCACCGAGACCGGCCGCGAGGAGTTCCGGACCTGGATGACGGGAGAGCTGGGCGGCACGGACACCGAGGCCGCGGCCCTGTCCCGGCTGTACTTCCTGGGCCTGCTCGCCCCGCAGGAGCGCGGCCCGGTCCTGGGGCGGATCATCGAGAGCTACGAGTCCGACCTGGCCCGGCTCAGCGCGCTCGACGAACAGATCGACGCCCGGAACGTCCCCGAGGGGTACCAGGACGTCATCGCCTACCAGCGCGCGACACTCGACTACGGTCTGGCCACCCAACGCTTCGCCATCGCGTGGTTCCGGGAGCAGGCCGACCGCCACCGATAA
- a CDS encoding NUDIX hydrolase, producing MKEIVKQSARALLFDRDRRLVLIKRTKPGQEPYWVSVGGGLETEDTDAEAALHREVREELGGKIDGVRQVLLITDDFLEGVSLQHIFLARLVSMDLSRRTGAEFTEPGRGTYEVATVPATREAIAGIRLLPPSLSEFAQANIHGLLALLNQGGKAPEENGTP from the coding sequence ATGAAGGAGATCGTCAAGCAGAGCGCCCGTGCGCTCCTGTTCGACAGGGATCGACGACTGGTGCTCATCAAGCGCACCAAACCGGGCCAGGAGCCGTACTGGGTCTCGGTGGGCGGAGGGCTGGAAACGGAGGACACCGATGCCGAAGCCGCGTTGCACCGCGAGGTCCGCGAGGAACTGGGCGGAAAGATCGACGGGGTTCGCCAGGTCCTCCTCATCACTGACGACTTCCTCGAAGGCGTGAGCCTCCAGCACATCTTCCTCGCCCGTCTGGTCTCCATGGACCTGAGCCGACGTACGGGTGCCGAATTCACCGAGCCCGGCCGCGGCACCTACGAGGTGGCCACCGTTCCTGCCACCCGTGAGGCTATTGCGGGCATCCGTCTCTTGCCGCCTTCGCTCTCAGAGTTCGCTCAGGCGAACATCCACGGCCTTCTCGCACTGCTGAACCAGGGCGGAAAGGCGCCAGAGGAGAACGGGACTCCGTGA